The following proteins are co-located in the Schistocerca nitens isolate TAMUIC-IGC-003100 chromosome 2, iqSchNite1.1, whole genome shotgun sequence genome:
- the LOC126235497 gene encoding jerky protein homolog-like, with amino-acid sequence MKRRYRKIFIESLLSSDESTSVKQFWRSYSIKDAIFNVASAWSDLSVSNLKNGSNKLWPQPRGEESEEPECVTADEMVNLCNNLQISTNLTSEEVSEWLECDKVDGGFQILRDDEIVASVSATKEEEGADKDECLNHEEKQTISHSEAEAMLSKCIEWFESQEEANATQALLLRKIRNIAAVKARTSKRQKKLTDYFQAR; translated from the coding sequence atgaaacgtcgttatagaaaaatatttatcgaaagtttgctctcatctgatgaatcaacatctgtaaaacagttttggaggTCTTACAGTATTAAAGATGCCATTTTCAATGTTGCCAGTGCATGGAGTGATTTATCAGTGTCAAATCTCAAGAACGGCTCGAATAAACTTTGGCCCCAACCTAGAGGTGAAGAATCGGAGGAACCTGAGTGTGTGACAGCTGACGAGATGGttaatttgtgcaataatttacaaatcagcacaaatttgacgtcagaagaagtatcagagtggttagagtgtgacaaagtggacgggggttttcaaattttgagagatgacgaaattgttgccagcgtaagtgccaccaaagaagaagaaggggcTGATAAAGACGAGTGTTTAAaccatgaagaaaaacaaactattagccattcagaggccgaagcaatgctgtccaagtgtatagaatggtttgaaagtcaagaagaggctaatgcaacgcaggcactactgctccgaaaaatacgaaatattgccgcggtgaaagctcgaacatcaaaaaggcagaagaaattgactGACTATTTCCAAGCTAGATAA